One window of the Pedobacter ginsengisoli genome contains the following:
- the ligA gene encoding NAD-dependent DNA ligase LigA, which produces MSLFDIKDKMDALVKELNQHSYNYYVLAMPTIADYEFDKKLEELSKLEKEHPEFADADSPTLKVGGEITKTFTTVKHRWPMLSLGNTYNEQDLRDFDERVRKTIGESFEYVCELKFDGLSISLTYEDTRLVRAVTRGDGTKGDDVTTNVKTINNIPHKLKNEEVPPLFEIRGEIFMHRAAFERLNKEREELGEIQYANPRNFAAGTVKMQDSKEVARRPLDCFLYSLNTDKNYFKTHWESLQTLKSWGFNVSGNSKLAGSIDEVLVFIKQWETERFKLSYDIDGIVIKVNSYAQQQELGFTAKSPRWAISFKFKAEEVETILEKVTYQVGRTGAVTPVANLKPVQLAGTTVKRATLHNANEIERLDLYEGDSVFVEKGGEIIPKIINVNMDKRKAGALKIIYPTVCPECQSELIRKEGEVAFYCPNDEACPPQIVGKIQHFIGRKAMNIDGLGDETIETFYQKGLVKHISDLYTLHEKAEELKTLERFGERSIENMLKGIEQSKQMPFEKVLFGLGIRYVGETVAKKLAFGTKNIDKLSIASLEELTAIDEIGQRIAESIIEYFGNPEHLHQIGLLKSYGLQFEAIENEIALQSDKLTGKTFVISGVFENYSREELKDLIESNGGKILSGISAKLNYLLAGDNMGPSKLDKAKKLNIPLIAEGDLLEMLK; this is translated from the coding sequence AAGTAAACTGGAAAAAGAACATCCGGAATTTGCAGACGCCGACTCTCCTACCCTAAAAGTTGGAGGCGAAATAACCAAAACATTTACGACTGTAAAACACAGATGGCCAATGCTCTCATTAGGAAACACCTATAATGAGCAGGATCTTCGTGATTTTGATGAGCGGGTAAGAAAAACTATAGGCGAGAGTTTTGAATATGTTTGCGAACTCAAATTTGATGGACTTTCCATCAGCCTGACTTATGAGGATACCAGGCTTGTAAGAGCCGTTACCCGCGGAGATGGCACCAAAGGTGACGATGTAACCACCAATGTAAAAACAATAAACAACATCCCCCATAAATTAAAAAATGAGGAAGTGCCCCCTCTGTTTGAGATCAGGGGTGAAATTTTTATGCACCGTGCAGCCTTTGAACGCTTAAATAAAGAGCGAGAAGAGCTTGGGGAAATCCAATATGCTAACCCGAGGAATTTTGCCGCAGGGACAGTGAAAATGCAAGACTCGAAAGAAGTGGCCAGGCGCCCTCTTGATTGCTTTCTATATTCATTAAATACCGACAAGAATTATTTTAAAACTCACTGGGAAAGCTTACAGACTTTAAAAAGTTGGGGATTTAATGTGAGCGGCAATTCAAAACTGGCTGGTAGTATAGATGAGGTATTGGTGTTTATTAAACAATGGGAAACTGAACGTTTCAAATTATCTTATGACATTGATGGTATTGTAATTAAAGTGAACAGCTATGCACAGCAACAGGAACTGGGCTTTACTGCTAAATCTCCTCGCTGGGCCATTTCCTTTAAATTCAAAGCGGAAGAAGTAGAGACCATATTGGAAAAGGTAACTTACCAGGTTGGTCGCACTGGTGCTGTTACTCCTGTAGCGAATTTAAAACCGGTGCAACTTGCCGGTACTACTGTAAAGAGGGCCACCCTGCACAATGCAAATGAGATTGAAAGATTGGATTTGTATGAGGGAGATAGTGTGTTCGTAGAAAAAGGCGGAGAGATAATCCCCAAAATAATTAACGTAAACATGGATAAACGTAAAGCCGGGGCACTTAAAATTATTTACCCCACAGTTTGTCCTGAATGTCAATCGGAACTGATCAGGAAAGAAGGTGAAGTGGCATTTTACTGCCCTAATGATGAAGCTTGTCCCCCGCAAATTGTAGGCAAGATTCAACATTTCATAGGTAGGAAAGCTATGAATATTGATGGTCTTGGAGACGAAACCATTGAAACATTTTATCAGAAAGGGCTGGTTAAACACATCAGCGACCTGTATACTCTTCACGAAAAGGCCGAAGAATTAAAAACTTTAGAGCGCTTTGGAGAACGTTCCATTGAAAATATGCTTAAAGGTATTGAGCAATCTAAGCAAATGCCTTTCGAAAAAGTCTTGTTCGGATTAGGCATCAGGTATGTAGGCGAAACTGTTGCCAAAAAATTAGCTTTCGGCACTAAAAATATTGACAAGCTATCAATCGCAAGCCTTGAAGAGCTAACAGCTATAGATGAAATTGGACAACGTATTGCAGAAAGTATCATTGAATATTTTGGAAATCCGGAACATTTACATCAAATTGGGCTTTTAAAATCCTACGGACTTCAATTTGAAGCTATAGAAAATGAAATTGCTTTACAAAGTGACAAGTTAACTGGAAAAACATTTGTAATTTCGGGCGTTTTTGAGAACTATAGCAGAGAAGAACTAAAGGATCTTATAGAAAGCAATGGTGGGAAAATATTAAGTGGCATTTCGGCCAAACTTAATTATCTGCTTGCCGGCGATAATATGGGTCCGTCTAAACTGGATAAAGCGAAAAAATTAAATATACCACTGATTGCAGAGGGTGATTTATTAGAGATGTTGAAATAA
- the dapA gene encoding 4-hydroxy-tetrahydrodipicolinate synthase, which yields MNKFHGTGVALVTPFNADGSVDFDGLKNLINYLIEGKVEYLVSLGTTGEASTLNKDEKKKIWEFTAEINNGRLPLVAGIGGNDTRAIAQNIKDFEVSGYSAILSASPYYNKPTQEGIYQHYKALSESSSLPILLYNVPGRTGSNVSAHTTCRLATDLNNIIGIKEASGNFDQFNQIMRDKPADFMLISGDDPVAMPMISLGAVGVISVIGNALPKQLSDMIRLCLAGDFAKALPLHLSLIEFTRLMFVEGNPAGAKAALKHFGVCDDNLRLPLVKVSQGIREAIIAESKKITG from the coding sequence ATGAACAAATTTCATGGAACAGGTGTAGCACTGGTTACACCATTTAATGCAGATGGGTCAGTAGATTTTGACGGGTTAAAAAACCTGATCAATTACCTGATCGAAGGAAAGGTAGAATACCTGGTATCATTGGGTACCACAGGAGAAGCATCAACACTCAATAAGGACGAAAAAAAGAAGATCTGGGAATTTACAGCAGAAATAAATAATGGACGTTTACCGCTTGTTGCAGGAATTGGCGGTAACGACACCAGAGCTATTGCACAAAATATAAAAGATTTTGAAGTTAGTGGTTACAGTGCCATTTTATCTGCAAGCCCGTACTACAATAAACCAACTCAGGAAGGTATTTACCAACACTACAAAGCACTTAGCGAGTCTAGCTCATTGCCAATTTTGTTATACAATGTACCTGGCCGCACAGGAAGCAATGTTAGCGCTCACACAACTTGCCGCCTTGCAACTGATTTAAATAACATTATTGGTATCAAAGAGGCATCAGGAAATTTTGATCAGTTTAACCAGATCATGAGAGATAAGCCAGCCGACTTTATGTTAATTTCTGGCGATGACCCTGTTGCAATGCCAATGATATCATTAGGTGCCGTTGGAGTGATATCTGTTATTGGAAATGCATTACCAAAGCAATTGTCTGACATGATTAGGTTATGTCTGGCCGGCGACTTTGCTAAAGCACTGCCATTGCACCTTAGTTTAATCGAATTTACCAGATTAATGTTTGTAGAGGGTAACCCTGCAGGTGCTAAAGCAGCATTAAAACACTTCGGCGTGTGCGATGATAACCTCAGACTTCCTTTGGTTAAGGTTTCTCAGGGTATCCGTGAAGCAATTATTGCAGAATCGAAAAAGAT